Genomic segment of Candidatus Cloacimonadota bacterium:
ATGCTGAAATTGACCATCGCGGTGATGGAAGTGGCGAAGGCCAGACCACGGTGCTGCATGAATTGCATCAGGATGAAGTTCAGCACGATGTTCAGCCCCACCATCGAGGCGGAAATCTTTACCGGCGTGCGGGTGTCCTTGTTGGCGAAAAAGAGCGGGGTGAGGGTTTGGTTAAAGCTGAAAAAGATGAGGCCGAGGCTGTAGAAGGTGAGGGCCTGCTCGGTCCAGAGGCTGGCTTTGGCGTCGAAGGCCCCACGCTGGAAGACCACCTGCACGAGGTCGCCCCCCAAGGCTATGATCAGTGTGGTGATGGGCAGCATCAGGTAAATCAGGTTCACTGCCGCCACGCGCAGGTTTTTGGAAAGCTCTTCCCAGTTGCCCATCGTTACCAGCCTGGAATAGGTTGGCAGCAGCACCGTGCCGGTGGAAACGGCGAACATGCCCAGCGGAAACTGGAAGAGCCGGTAGCCGTATTCCAGCGCCGAAATGCTGCCCACGGCCAGAAACGAGGCCATGAGGCTGTCGGCCACTATGTTGATTTCGCGGACGCCAACTCCGATCATCGAAGGCAGGAAACGCTTCCACATCGTGTTGAGGGCTTCCCCGCCGAAACGCACGAACAGCTTGAATGGATAGCCAAGCTGCTTCAGGTAGGGGAAGTTGATGACAGTCTGCAAAAACCCGCCGCCAAACACGCCCCAGGCAGCCCAGCGGACCAGTTGCTCTCCCTGCAGGCCAAAGACGAAGCGGGGGACCACCATGCTGAGGATCATGCCCACGTTGAGCAGAGCGGAGGAAAGCCCCGTCATGAAAAAGCGGTCGTGGGAGTTGAGGATGGCGATCATGGTGGAGGAAAGCCCGATCCAGAGCAGGTAGGGAAACATCACGCGGGTGAGCAGCACGGCCAGTTTGTAGGTGTGGGGCGCCAGGCCGGGATAGAGCAGCTTCACGATCCAGGGGGCGAAGATGATGCCGATAACCGTTAGCGTGAGCAAAAAGACGGAGAGGATTCCCAGGATTTGCAGCGCGAAATCTATCTGCTTCCGGCGGTCCTCCTTGATCCCGATTTCGCTGTAGATGGGCACGAACGAGGCAGAAAGCGCCCCCTCGCCGAAGAGGTTGCGCAGCAGGTTGGGAATCTTGTAGCCCACAACGAAGGCGTCGTTGAGGAAGGTGGTGCCGAAGAAGAAGGCCATCAGTTGGTCGCGCACCAGGCCCAGGACCCGGCTGATGAGGATGGCGACGGACATCATGCTGATGTTGCGGATGAGCTTGTTTTCAGCCATGTTCAGGCCCGCACGAGCTTTTTCAGTTCCACGAAGAGGTTGAGCATCACCAGTTGGAGGTTCACGTTGCCGTGGAGCTTGCGCACGTAATCCTCCATCAGCAGCACGAAGTTGATTACCCTGTCCGTATAGGCGGCGGGATCGACATCCGCCAGCTTTTCCCGAGTGCCGAGCAGGAATTCCTTTTTGTCGACGTTCACCATCTGCTCCGGGGCGTCCAGCACCAGGTTCAAATCGCCGGCGAAGAGGCTGGCATAGCGCAGCACCTCGATGGCGCTTTCGGCGTTGAATTTCTTCCCGAGCCCCTGCAAGGAGCGGAAGTAGGCCAGGTCTTTGCCGGAAGCGGCCATTTCCAGGATTTCAAAGGCGCGTTCGCGTAGCTCGGAAGATTCGTTGTGGGCGAAGTGGATGG
This window contains:
- the murJ gene encoding murein biosynthesis integral membrane protein MurJ — protein: MAENKLIRNISMMSVAILISRVLGLVRDQLMAFFFGTTFLNDAFVVGYKIPNLLRNLFGEGALSASFVPIYSEIGIKEDRRKQIDFALQILGILSVFLLTLTVIGIIFAPWIVKLLYPGLAPHTYKLAVLLTRVMFPYLLWIGLSSTMIAILNSHDRFFMTGLSSALLNVGMILSMVVPRFVFGLQGEQLVRWAAWGVFGGGFLQTVINFPYLKQLGYPFKLFVRFGGEALNTMWKRFLPSMIGVGVREINIVADSLMASFLAVGSISALEYGYRLFQFPLGMFAVSTGTVLLPTYSRLVTMGNWEELSKNLRVAAVNLIYLMLPITTLIIALGGDLVQVVFQRGAFDAKASLWTEQALTFYSLGLIFFSFNQTLTPLFFANKDTRTPVKISASMVGLNIVLNFILMQFMQHRGLAFATSITAMVNFSIQFYLLRKKMPHISFAGILPNFLKTLGICVLMLVLLLFANHFYHPRGFWPQLIKLGLLGTASLLFFYGLGLLLKLDFLAEARDRLWNKFRRK